From the Acidilutibacter cellobiosedens genome, one window contains:
- the typA gene encoding translational GTPase TypA: MKETRNDVRNVAIVAHVDHGKTTLVDALLKQSGIFRANQVVRERVMDSNDIERERGITILSKNTAIYYKDIKINIVDTPGHADFGGEVERILKMVNGIVLLVDAFEGPMPQTKFVLKKALDLKLPVIVCINKIDRPDARPKEVVDEVLDLFIDLGADENQCDYPVVFASAKTGSSTLDLNEEKKDMTDLFETIIRYIPAPVGDYDGPLQVLISTIDYNDYVGRIGIGKIDRGNIRVNQDAVIVNYEDKDKRRKVRITKIYEFEGLERVEVEEAKMGSIVAVTGVEGIHIGDTICDVDNPEPLPFVKISEPTISMTFSVNDSPFAGQEGKFVTSRHLRNRLFKEIQTDMSLRVEETDSTDAFKVSGRGELHLSVLIETMRREGYEFQVSKPEVLFKTINGKKNEPIENVTIDVPEDFIGIVIEKLGRRKGELVNMKESNGGYARLEFFIPARGLIGYRQEFMTDTKGNGIMNSVFKGYEPYKGDIPRRSQGSLIACETGEATGYGLYSAQERGVLFLQPAEKVYEGMVVGANPKGNDIEVNVCRKKQQTNIRSSNSDDALKLSPPDIMSLEEALEFIEDDELIEITPKSLRIRKRILNSSLRYKSQKNKK; the protein is encoded by the coding sequence ATGAAGGAAACGAGAAACGATGTAAGAAATGTCGCCATAGTTGCCCATGTGGATCATGGAAAAACTACATTAGTCGATGCTCTACTCAAACAAAGCGGAATATTCAGAGCAAACCAAGTGGTAAGAGAGAGGGTAATGGATTCTAATGACATTGAAAGAGAAAGAGGAATAACTATACTGTCCAAAAATACAGCCATTTATTATAAGGACATTAAAATAAATATTGTGGATACTCCCGGACATGCGGATTTCGGCGGAGAAGTGGAAAGAATATTAAAGATGGTAAATGGAATAGTACTTCTTGTAGATGCTTTTGAAGGACCAATGCCTCAAACCAAGTTTGTGTTAAAAAAAGCTTTAGACCTTAAATTACCGGTAATAGTATGTATCAATAAAATTGACAGACCTGATGCAAGGCCTAAGGAAGTAGTAGATGAAGTTTTGGATTTATTTATTGATCTGGGAGCAGATGAAAATCAGTGTGATTATCCTGTTGTATTTGCTTCGGCTAAAACAGGCTCTTCGACTCTTGACCTTAATGAAGAAAAAAAGGATATGACGGATTTGTTTGAAACCATAATCAGGTATATTCCCGCACCGGTCGGAGACTATGATGGACCTCTTCAGGTATTAATATCCACTATAGATTATAATGATTATGTAGGGAGAATAGGGATAGGCAAAATTGACAGAGGTAACATCAGAGTAAATCAAGATGCAGTTATAGTAAATTATGAAGATAAGGATAAGAGAAGAAAAGTCAGGATAACTAAAATATATGAATTTGAAGGACTGGAAAGGGTAGAAGTAGAGGAAGCAAAGATGGGCAGTATTGTTGCCGTAACGGGAGTCGAAGGAATACACATAGGTGATACCATATGTGATGTGGATAATCCGGAACCTCTTCCCTTTGTAAAAATTTCCGAGCCCACCATATCAATGACTTTTTCCGTAAATGACAGTCCCTTCGCAGGGCAGGAAGGAAAATTTGTTACCTCGAGACATTTGAGAAACAGGCTTTTTAAAGAAATACAGACGGATATGAGTTTAAGAGTCGAAGAAACGGATTCTACAGATGCCTTTAAGGTTTCGGGAAGAGGAGAACTTCATTTATCGGTGCTGATTGAGACCATGAGAAGAGAGGGATACGAGTTTCAAGTATCCAAACCGGAAGTTTTGTTTAAAACCATAAACGGAAAGAAGAATGAACCTATAGAAAATGTAACAATTGATGTTCCTGAGGATTTTATAGGAATAGTCATAGAGAAGCTGGGAAGAAGAAAGGGAGAACTTGTTAATATGAAGGAATCCAACGGAGGATATGCGAGGTTGGAGTTTTTCATTCCGGCAAGAGGGCTTATAGGTTATAGACAGGAGTTTATGACCGATACCAAAGGCAATGGAATAATGAATTCCGTGTTTAAGGGATATGAACCATATAAGGGAGATATTCCCAGAAGAAGTCAGGGATCCCTTATTGCATGTGAAACCGGAGAAGCTACGGGATACGGTTTATATTCTGCTCAGGAAAGGGGAGTTTTGTTTTTACAGCCGGCTGAGAAAGTTTATGAAGGAATGGTCGTAGGCGCGAATCCTAAGGGAAACGATATAGAAGTTAATGTTTGCAGAAAAAAACAACAAACCAATATAAGATCGTCTAATTCAGATGATGCATTAAAATTGTCTCCTCCGGATATTATGTCTTTGGAAGAAGCTTTGGAATTTATAGAAGATGATGAACTCATAGAAATAACTCCGAAAAGTTTAAGAATAAGAAAAAGAATATTAAACAGTTCATTAAGGTATAAATCTCAAAAAAATAAAAAATAA
- a CDS encoding FtsX-like permease family protein, whose protein sequence is MLLKNSLKQMGRTKARTIVFLLLTVLTVTFLSLGINLWRTCNDNMEKYEKVFTTVGVVNQKENSVELKQSWNSARKEYTYWDEPIYDYILPISLLDFKGAGYIIKPEQRPYYGAYSPGIKIRSAKDEEDVESKLNSIVEIVAYGDCIPSDPVKVKVKRVLHGTFDLEGTDIWLCDEFNDNPGLLEKGKTYITFIEQIPNEHKDSYMERSYEFIPENLTISTQRNKKGETVAGEDMLSEKWEEVTDNFYETEKVKKWENLGKAEDRFFEDTFPVVPTNKTEFLMEFNQGSASICDGRDITKEEYEEGDKVCIIHWKFAQINNLKVGDNLNLKLYYADYEKSASQIFRANGTVSDFGLLNAQGEEYPVFEDSNYKIVGFYSNTANTEAEPTGYELGRNAVVIPSKSVKNSDENNIVGYGPMKGYNTCFQIPNGTTKEYMEKFKALGISNLEVEFYDGGYEKLSSGMQNLKTVAVVLVAVSGATTLAILFFFVFLFISKQKKRTAIERSLGMNRKECTLSMLYGILIIISIGAVTGSFAGFKTADFIMSKSTNMETELYSTAFSNWVNNSDKMANLSEINVSANPMTPVVVCLGVVIVSFVISLIFIKNNLKAEPLELLSKSEE, encoded by the coding sequence ATGCTGTTAAAAAACAGTCTGAAACAAATGGGAAGGACGAAGGCAAGAACAATTGTTTTTCTTTTGCTTACGGTACTGACGGTTACGTTTTTGTCCTTAGGTATCAATCTTTGGCGGACATGTAATGATAATATGGAAAAGTACGAAAAGGTTTTTACCACTGTGGGGGTAGTCAATCAAAAGGAAAATTCCGTGGAGTTAAAGCAGAGCTGGAATTCCGCAAGAAAGGAATATACTTATTGGGATGAACCTATATATGATTATATTTTACCCATTTCTCTCCTTGATTTCAAAGGGGCTGGTTACATAATTAAACCCGAGCAGAGGCCATACTACGGCGCTTATTCTCCCGGTATAAAAATCAGGTCTGCCAAGGATGAAGAAGATGTTGAGAGTAAACTTAATTCTATTGTGGAAATAGTAGCCTATGGAGACTGTATTCCTTCAGATCCTGTGAAAGTGAAAGTTAAAAGAGTACTTCATGGGACGTTTGATCTGGAGGGGACTGACATTTGGCTTTGCGACGAATTTAACGATAATCCGGGATTGTTGGAGAAAGGAAAAACATATATAACATTTATTGAACAAATTCCTAATGAACATAAGGATTCTTATATGGAAAGATCTTATGAATTTATTCCGGAAAATCTTACTATTTCAACCCAAAGGAATAAGAAGGGAGAAACGGTTGCGGGGGAAGATATGCTTTCTGAAAAGTGGGAAGAAGTTACTGATAATTTTTATGAAACTGAGAAAGTAAAGAAATGGGAAAACTTAGGAAAGGCAGAAGACAGATTTTTCGAAGATACCTTTCCCGTTGTTCCTACAAACAAGACGGAGTTTCTGATGGAGTTTAACCAAGGAAGTGCATCTATTTGTGACGGACGTGATATCACAAAGGAAGAGTACGAAGAAGGTGATAAGGTATGTATTATACATTGGAAATTTGCTCAAATAAACAATTTAAAAGTAGGAGATAATTTAAATCTTAAACTGTATTATGCAGATTATGAAAAATCGGCAAGTCAGATATTTAGGGCAAATGGTACTGTGTCGGATTTCGGGCTTCTCAATGCCCAAGGAGAAGAATATCCGGTCTTTGAGGACAGCAATTATAAAATTGTAGGATTTTACAGCAATACCGCCAATACGGAAGCAGAACCCACAGGGTATGAACTGGGAAGGAATGCGGTGGTTATCCCTTCAAAATCCGTGAAAAACAGCGACGAAAACAACATTGTAGGCTACGGCCCCATGAAGGGATACAACACATGTTTTCAGATACCCAACGGGACGACAAAGGAATACATGGAGAAATTCAAAGCTTTAGGCATCAGCAATTTGGAGGTGGAATTTTATGACGGAGGGTATGAAAAGCTGTCTTCAGGAATGCAGAATCTGAAAACGGTAGCCGTAGTTTTGGTAGCGGTAAGCGGGGCGACGACACTGGCGATACTGTTTTTCTTCGTATTTTTGTTCATTTCGAAGCAGAAGAAGCGTACGGCAATAGAACGTTCTCTCGGTATGAACAGGAAGGAATGTACACTGTCCATGCTCTACGGTATTCTTATAATTATATCCATAGGGGCAGTTACAGGAAGTTTTGCCGGATTTAAGACGGCAGATTTTATTATGTCGAAGTCGACAAACATGGAAACGGAATTGTACAGCACGGCTTTCAGCAATTGGGTAAACAATTCCGATAAGATGGCGAATTTAAGTGAAATCAACGTATCGGCAAATCCCATGACGCCGGTTGTAGTATGCCTCGGGGTGGTTATTGTATCTTTTGTTATTTCATTAATATTCATTAAAAATAATTTAAAAGCGGAACCCCTTGAACTTTTAAGTAAAAGCGAAGAATAA
- a CDS encoding ABC transporter ATP-binding protein, which translates to MKSEKFDFGLLKRILKYLEPFKKRLWLIIAGFGLSTLVGFFQPLTIRNITDNGMSQKNLRVIIYSVFVLFGLVFVNQLIEVMQTKLFTDIHNESEFLLSHQAFNKLLHLKTEYFSDKNNSEIINSLQMDVDNVSSVTSRFIAVNISYIFRVISGIAGLVIISWKLTLVVLAMAPIKYFTVLKLSKRKEKKTEKLIEIYRDFSAWFDDNIGGVKEIKLWNLYDRRYRTFEKKQKDILKINKESTMLDTWNVFYEVMLEWSVTGILYILGGILIVNGSLTIGGVFAFLSYSSYVTGPISSILNIRYFFSKIFPSAKRLFSFLDMEEEVDPENGREVEKENQMIQFKNVSFSYEENREVLKDISFTFSKGEKIAIIGANGSGKTTILNLLLRFIEPTKGEIYIGDKNINQISIDKYRSLFSVVSQEPYLFHDTIMNNINLDGSADEEKVERACRQSGANEFIDKLPKKENSKIGKNGARLSGGEKQKLAVARAIVKDSPIVILDEATSGYDVESDSYLHDVILNELKDKSVIMITHRYDNLEGMDIIYRLSEGRLVRVNKSENRFHISASQN; encoded by the coding sequence ATGAAAAGCGAAAAATTCGATTTTGGGCTGCTCAAAAGAATATTAAAGTATCTGGAACCGTTTAAAAAAAGGTTATGGCTTATTATAGCCGGTTTTGGCCTGTCCACCTTAGTCGGCTTTTTCCAGCCCCTTACCATCCGAAACATTACGGATAACGGTATGTCACAAAAAAATTTGCGGGTTATTATATATTCCGTGTTTGTTTTATTCGGTTTGGTTTTTGTGAATCAGCTTATTGAGGTGATGCAGACAAAGCTTTTTACGGATATTCATAACGAATCGGAGTTTCTGCTTTCACATCAGGCTTTCAATAAGCTCCTTCATCTTAAAACTGAATATTTCAGCGATAAGAACAATTCCGAAATTATAAACAGTCTACAAATGGATGTAGATAATGTATCATCCGTAACAAGCCGTTTCATAGCAGTCAATATCAGTTATATATTTAGGGTAATCAGCGGTATAGCGGGATTGGTTATTATCAGCTGGAAGTTAACCCTTGTTGTTCTGGCAATGGCGCCGATCAAATACTTTACCGTGCTGAAGCTTTCCAAACGAAAAGAAAAGAAAACGGAGAAATTGATTGAGATATACCGTGATTTTTCCGCATGGTTTGACGACAATATCGGCGGCGTGAAAGAAATAAAGCTATGGAACCTTTATGACCGGCGTTACAGAACTTTTGAAAAAAAGCAGAAGGATATTCTGAAGATTAATAAAGAAAGCACGATGCTGGATACTTGGAATGTATTTTATGAGGTTATGCTTGAATGGTCGGTGACGGGGATTCTATATATTCTCGGCGGGATTCTGATTGTCAACGGTTCCCTTACAATCGGAGGAGTGTTTGCATTTCTTTCATATAGCAGCTATGTTACCGGCCCGATTTCTTCAATACTCAACATCAGGTATTTTTTCTCGAAGATTTTTCCGTCTGCAAAAAGACTTTTTTCGTTTCTTGATATGGAAGAAGAGGTAGATCCCGAAAACGGTAGGGAAGTTGAGAAAGAAAATCAAATGATTCAATTCAAAAATGTATCTTTTTCCTATGAGGAGAACAGGGAAGTCTTAAAAGATATCAGCTTTACTTTTTCAAAGGGAGAGAAGATCGCCATCATCGGAGCAAACGGAAGCGGTAAGACAACTATATTGAATCTCTTATTGCGTTTTATTGAACCTACAAAGGGTGAAATATACATTGGTGACAAAAATATAAACCAAATCAGCATAGATAAATACCGCTCACTGTTTTCTGTTGTCAGTCAGGAGCCTTATCTCTTTCATGATACTATTATGAACAATATCAATCTTGACGGCAGTGCAGATGAAGAAAAGGTGGAAAGGGCCTGCCGGCAGAGCGGAGCAAATGAGTTTATCGATAAATTACCCAAGAAGGAAAACAGCAAAATCGGGAAAAACGGAGCAAGGCTTTCCGGCGGAGAAAAACAGAAACTTGCGGTTGCCAGGGCAATTGTAAAGGATTCGCCCATTGTCATACTTGACGAGGCAACTTCGGGATATGACGTGGAGTCCGATTCATACCTCCATGATGTAATCCTGAATGAACTTAAGGATAAATCCGTGATTATGATAACGCACAGATATGATAATTTGGAAGGTATGGATATCATATATCGCTTATCTGAAGGCAGATTGGTAAGGGTGAATAAATCAGAAAACAGATTTCATATCAGTGCATCTCAAAACTAA
- a CDS encoding S8 family serine peptidase has protein sequence MAEGKLKIAVIDDGINMGLIHRMRDKKNEITCLQAWKGTCVAQYTTPLQMINHGTVCTLILLESLETEKILNDVQIVSISVLDMEKRNNLRKLSGAIQWSIDNKVNLISLSIGLKQFVSADRIIEVSKKAEKNNTIIVAAGANDGIVTYPACLPSVIGVKTADSASEEETFYISPADGIDVREYVPELNVLKKLERDFGYYLSSANSIIAPVVAAQIAEIILREEKIADIKLIKKLLAKKKKLKVISDSYGCFLSRTLPETKDIEEMQIPIIAVEYDPLNKKNIEKLSRVLQRKFIKNEYNCVCISDMISENRFEENRFRLPAENTKEWLCFYESFLNANIIIMLVDEKWLNFFVSSRFIDGVVSEKERHFDCPFCHLESTNDDLASQEIFEWVIGLFNA, from the coding sequence ATGGCAGAAGGCAAACTGAAAATAGCGGTTATAGATGACGGAATAAATATGGGGCTGATACATAGGATGAGAGATAAAAAAAATGAAATTACTTGTCTCCAGGCATGGAAGGGTACTTGTGTTGCCCAGTATACAACTCCGCTGCAGATGATTAATCACGGAACGGTATGTACCTTGATTTTACTGGAGAGCCTGGAGACAGAAAAAATTTTAAATGATGTCCAAATTGTAAGTATCTCGGTTTTGGACATGGAGAAGCGGAATAATCTCCGGAAACTGAGCGGAGCAATTCAATGGAGCATTGACAATAAAGTGAACTTGATTAGTTTGAGTATCGGTTTGAAACAGTTCGTTTCCGCGGACAGGATAATTGAAGTATCAAAAAAAGCCGAAAAGAACAATACAATTATAGTTGCCGCCGGGGCAAATGACGGCATCGTCACTTATCCCGCATGTTTGCCTTCCGTGATAGGGGTAAAGACAGCTGATTCGGCTTCAGAGGAAGAAACATTTTATATCAGTCCGGCAGACGGCATAGATGTCCGGGAATATGTTCCCGAATTAAATGTGCTGAAAAAGCTGGAACGGGATTTCGGCTATTATTTGTCATCGGCCAACAGTATTATCGCACCGGTTGTTGCCGCACAGATCGCAGAAATTATTTTGAGGGAAGAAAAAATTGCCGATATCAAGCTTATAAAAAAGCTCCTGGCAAAGAAAAAAAAATTAAAGGTTATAAGTGACAGTTACGGTTGTTTTTTATCAAGAACCTTACCGGAAACAAAGGATATAGAGGAAATGCAGATACCGATAATAGCTGTTGAATATGATCCTTTAAATAAAAAAAATATTGAAAAATTGTCAAGGGTGCTGCAGCGGAAATTCATAAAAAATGAGTACAACTGTGTATGTATCAGCGATATGATTTCGGAAAACCGTTTCGAAGAAAACCGTTTTAGATTGCCGGCAGAAAATACAAAAGAATGGTTATGCTTTTATGAAAGTTTTTTAAACGCAAATATCATCATCATGTTGGTTGATGAAAAATGGCTGAATTTTTTTGTATCTTCCCGTTTTATCGATGGAGTTGTTTCGGAAAAGGAAAGACACTTTGACTGCCCATTCTGTCATTTGGAATCAACAAATGATGATTTGGCATCTCAAGAAATTTTTGAATGGGTTATCGGATTATTCAATGCTTAA
- a CDS encoding FtsX-like permease family protein — protein MKAEGENMLLKNSLKQMGRTKARTIVFLLLTVLTVMFLSLGINLWQTCNGNLEKYKKVFTTVGVVNQKENSVELKQSWNSARKEYTYWDEPIYDYILPISLLDFKGAGYIIKPEQRPYYGAYSPGIKVWSAKEEEYVEGKTSGIVEITPYEDCIPSDLVRVKVKRVLYGTSDLEGIDIWFFDEFNDNPGLMEKGKTYITFVEQIPNEHKDSYMKISYGFVPYNLTVSTQRNKKGETVVEEDVPSENWEEVTDNFYETGGEKKWENFGNAKDRFFKHTFPVVPTNKTEFLMEFNQGNASICDGRDITKEEYEKGDKICIIPQKFAQINGLKVGDNLNLKLYYADYEKSASQTFSAGVTVLNFGILNAQGEVYPVFEDSNYKIVGFYSNTVNPEAEPTGYELGRNAVVIPSKSVKNSDENNIVGYGPMKGYNTSFQIPNGTTKEYMEKFKALGISNLEVEFYDGGYEKLSSGMQNLKTVAVVLVAVSGATTLAILFFFVFLFISKQKKRTAIERSLGMNRKECTLSMLYGILIIISIGAVTGSFAGFKTADFIMSKSTNMETELYSTAFSNWVNNSDKMANLSEISVSANPMTPVVVCLGVVIVSFVISLVFIKNNLKAEPLELLSKSEE, from the coding sequence ATGAAAGCGGAAGGTGAAAATATGCTGTTAAAAAACAGTTTAAAACAAATGGGAAGGACGAAGGCAAGAACAATTGTTTTTCTTTTGCTTACGGTACTGACGGTTATGTTTTTGTCTCTGGGTATCAACCTTTGGCAGACATGTAATGGAAACCTGGAAAAGTACAAAAAAGTTTTTACCACTGTGGGGGTAGTCAATCAAAAGGAAAATTCCGTGGAGTTAAAGCAGAGTTGGAATTCTGCAAGAAAGGAATATACTTATTGGGATGAACCTATATATGATTATATTTTGCCGATTTCACTCCTTGATTTCAAAGGGGCTGGTTACATAATTAAACCCGAGCAGAGGCCTTACTACGGAGCTTATTCTCCCGGTATAAAAGTTTGGTCTGCAAAGGAAGAAGAATACGTTGAAGGTAAAACGAGCGGTATTGTGGAAATAACACCATATGAAGATTGTATTCCTTCAGATCTTGTAAGAGTGAAAGTTAAAAGGGTACTTTATGGTACATCCGATTTGGAAGGGATCGACATTTGGTTTTTCGATGAATTTAACGATAATCCGGGATTGATGGAGAAAGGAAAAACATATATAACATTTGTTGAACAAATTCCTAATGAACATAAGGATTCTTATATGAAAATATCTTATGGATTTGTTCCGTACAATCTTACCGTTTCAACTCAAAGAAACAAAAAAGGCGAAACAGTCGTTGAGGAAGATGTGCCTTCTGAAAATTGGGAAGAGGTTACGGACAACTTTTATGAAACTGGGGGGGAAAAGAAATGGGAAAATTTCGGGAATGCAAAAGACAGATTCTTTAAGCATACCTTTCCAGTTGTACCTACAAACAAGACAGAGTTTCTGATGGAGTTTAACCAAGGAAATGCATCTATTTGTGACGGACGGGATATCACAAAGGAAGAGTACGAAAAAGGTGATAAGATATGTATTATACCCCAGAAATTTGCCCAGATAAACGGATTAAAAGTAGGTGATAATCTCAATCTTAAACTGTATTATGCGGATTATGAAAAATCGGCAAGCCAGACATTTTCAGCAGGTGTTACTGTACTGAACTTTGGGATTCTTAATGCCCAAGGAGAAGTATATCCTGTATTTGAGGATAGCAATTATAAAATTGTAGGATTTTACAGCAATACCGTCAATCCTGAAGCAGAACCCACAGGGTATGAACTGGGAAGGAATGCGGTGGTTATCCCTTCGAAATCCGTGAAAAACAGCGACGAAAACAACATTGTAGGCTACGGCCCCATGAAGGGATACAACACATCTTTTCAGATACCAAACGGGACGACGAAAGAATACATGGAAAAATTCAAAGCTTTAGGTATCAGCAATTTGGAGGTGGAATTTTATGACGGAGGGTATGAAAAGCTGTCTTCAGGGATGCAGAATTTGAAAACAGTAGCGGTAGTTTTGGTAGCCGTAAGCGGGGCGACGACGCTGGCAATACTGTTTTTCTTCGTATTTTTGTTCATTTCGAAGCAGAAGAAGCGTACGGCAATAGAACGTTCTCTCGGTATGAACAGGAAGGAATGTACACTGTCCATGCTCTACGGTATTCTTATAATTATATCCATAGGGGCAGTTACAGGAAGTTTTGCCGGATTTAAGACGGCAGATTTTATTATGTCGAAGTCGACAAACATGGAAACGGAATTGTACAGCACGGCTTTCAGCAATTGGGTAAACAATTCCGATAAGATGGCGAATTTAAGTGAAATCAGTGTATCGGCAAATCCCATGACACCGGTTGTAGTATGCCTCGGGGTGGTTATTGTATCTTTTGTTATTTCATTGGTATTCATTAAAAATAATTTAAAAGCGGAACCTCTTGAACTTTTAAGTAAGAGCGAGGAGTAG
- a CDS encoding peptide maturation system acyl carrier-related protein has protein sequence MERKEIVRGLKKIFSTYFNINEEFREENFDKILTGYFSFGYSDLVYLYILIEDKFNIAIDSRQLGGYRFNTINDITKIIMESVLT, from the coding sequence ATGGAGAGAAAAGAAATTGTCCGAGGACTGAAAAAAATTTTTTCAACATATTTCAATATAAATGAAGAATTCAGGGAAGAAAACTTTGATAAAATCTTAACTGGGTATTTTTCCTTTGGTTATTCAGACCTTGTATACCTCTATATTTTAATTGAAGACAAATTTAATATTGCCATTGATAGTAGACAGTTGGGAGGGTACAGATTTAATACCATTAATGACATTACTAAAATAATTATGGAGTCAGTATTAACATAG
- a CDS encoding P-loop NTPase family protein → MGKSAICAVPFSAEDIPVIINLTNFMPEYVVDSVIAPGGLGLEGKDIGAAENRCELGYTVTSNLNDSIKSCDTVLILSKDKSGHLYDYGIKAVEEAIRQRKDIICLLDLDRETMNRYKEICHEENIGFRCIIEDKLPRVSYRDISEPLYHPYAPVVFIGELAENVQGYEVFYNLVKLCQDKGLRVSAIGPERANGLFGFHTIDFSDMRGELGSRVYRVNKYVRNIEEQENPGIIIIKLPKPMMKFDEDVRYDFGLSAYMVSQAVPASFFIACSPYGFFSEKFWEPMSGSFQAKFGYEIDAVHISNKMIDSTDEMDKNKLCFVHMSGRKVQEVIEEVSDESSFILGNLTEPKYMERVFKEIENSLIHVPYGLIV, encoded by the coding sequence ATGGGAAAATCGGCGATATGTGCTGTTCCCTTTTCGGCGGAAGATATACCTGTTATCATAAATCTGACGAATTTTATGCCTGAATATGTCGTTGATTCCGTCATTGCCCCAGGAGGATTGGGCTTGGAAGGGAAAGATATCGGTGCTGCTGAAAACAGGTGTGAATTAGGATATACGGTTACTTCAAATCTGAATGACAGTATAAAATCATGTGATACAGTACTTATATTATCAAAAGATAAATCCGGCCATTTATATGATTATGGGATAAAGGCAGTGGAAGAAGCAATCAGGCAGAGAAAGGATATCATATGCCTGCTGGATCTGGACAGAGAAACAATGAATCGGTATAAAGAAATATGTCATGAAGAAAACATCGGCTTCCGCTGTATCATTGAGGACAAACTTCCCCGGGTTTCATACAGGGACATTTCGGAGCCCTTGTATCATCCCTATGCACCTGTTGTTTTTATCGGGGAACTGGCAGAAAATGTTCAGGGATACGAGGTATTTTACAATTTGGTTAAACTGTGCCAAGATAAGGGTCTTAGAGTGTCCGCCATAGGTCCGGAAAGGGCAAACGGTTTGTTCGGTTTCCACACAATTGATTTTTCGGATATGAGAGGTGAGTTGGGCAGCCGTGTCTATAGGGTAAATAAATATGTAAGGAATATTGAAGAGCAGGAAAATCCGGGCATCATCATCATCAAATTGCCAAAACCGATGATGAAGTTTGATGAAGATGTCAGGTATGATTTCGGATTATCCGCTTATATGGTTTCTCAGGCTGTTCCGGCGAGTTTTTTTATTGCCTGCAGTCCATACGGATTTTTCTCAGAGAAGTTTTGGGAGCCGATGAGCGGCAGTTTTCAGGCAAAGTTCGGATATGAAATAGATGCGGTTCATATCAGCAATAAGATGATAGACAGTACGGATGAGATGGATAAAAATAAACTTTGTTTTGTTCATATGTCCGGCCGGAAAGTTCAGGAAGTTATTGAAGAAGTGTCTGATGAGTCTTCGTTTATATTAGGCAATCTTACCGAACCGAAATATATGGAACGTGTCTTTAAAGAAATAGAAAACAGCTTAATTCATGTACCGTACGGGCTGATTGTATAG